From a region of the Triticum aestivum cultivar Chinese Spring chromosome 7D, IWGSC CS RefSeq v2.1, whole genome shotgun sequence genome:
- the LOC123168731 gene encoding G-type lectin S-receptor-like serine/threonine-protein kinase LECRK4 has translation MSIMVMRASTNETMIPLGSSINTSTTKSWFSSSGRFAFGFYPDGEAFAIGVRLVSGDTSIIAWTANRDDPPISLGSITLGYSGILQWSRTPLTPGTQRNPISDSSTPATSAAMLNTGNFVLYDMNRTIIWSTFDSPTGTLLPGQNLRPGAQLFASVSGNNRARGKYYLNNQLDGNLVLYPAGTIDSDSAYWSTVTSNKGLLLTLSLDPNGTLWMFDRKTSYTKALFQTNQSLSASTAVENYYRLTFDADGILRLYSHVFLSLGSKPTTKVQWQVPGSDRCLVNGVCGPNSFCQLTVTGETSCTCLPGFEFLSTNQSTLGCWRTLPDSGCAKNSSSSDEGTRVMSTMVEVKNTTWAENAYAVLPETASIEDCKLHCLSDCACEISMFSDSYCSKLMVPIRYGRNSGSNSTLFVKVYTYHAIQKNKIAGAGAMFISGVSLVVLSLVVLSGSVLLICRYKPSLRYMRAPQLEDYMVDGDSVGLQSYSFGDIDVATNGFSQVLGRGAYGTVFKGVLANMNKEIAVKRLEKMAEDEQREFHREVRAIARTHHRNLLRLLGFCIEGTCRLLVYEYMPNGSLASLLFNSDAPPSWSKRVAIALDVARGLQYLHEEIQNPIIHCDIKPENILIDSSGIAKIADFGLAKLLIGNQSNTLTGVRGMRGYLAQE, from the coding sequence ATGTCTATTATGGTTATGAGAGCTTCGACCAATGAGACGATGATTCCTTTGGGGTCCTCCATCAATACGAGCACCACCAAGAGCTGGTTCTCCTCTTCGGGGCGCTTCGCATTTGGTTTCTATCCTGACGGTGAAGCCTTTGCAATTGGGGTTCGGCTTGTATCCGGTGATACAAGTATCATAGCATGGACTGCCAACCGAGATGATCCCCCAATTTCTCTTGGTTCTATTACATTGGGATACAGCGGTATACTCCAGTGGTCCCGAACCCCATTGACTCCAGGTACCCAACGGAATCCCATATCTGACAGCTCTACACCGGCTACCTCTGCTGCCATGCTGAACACCGGTAACTTTGTGTTGTATGACATGAACCGGACGATTATTTGGTCTACCTTTGATTCTCCAACTGGTACTTTGTTGCCAGGCCAGAATCTGCGTCCTGGTGCGCAGCTTTTTGCAAGTGTCTCCGGGAATAACCGTGCTAGGGGGAAGTATTACCTTAACAATCAACTAGACGGCAATCTTGTGCTCTACCCTGCTGGCACGATTGACTCTGATAGTGCATATTGGTCTACTGTCACTTCCAACAAGGGCCTCCTCCTCACGCTTTCTTTGGATCCCAATGGTACCCTATGGATGTTTGACCGGAAGACCTCCTATACAAAGGCATTATTCCAGACCAATCAATCCCTTAGTGCCTCAACAGCTGTGGAAAATTACTACCGGTTGACATTTGATGCCGATGGCATCTTACGACTCTACTCACATGTTTTCCTTAGTCTAGGGAGTAAGCCTACAACTAAGGTTCAGTGGCAAGTGCCTGGAAGTGATCGCTGCCTTGTAAATGGTGTCTGTGGTCCGAATAGCTTCTGTCAGCTCACCGTGACAGGAGAAACTAGCTGCACTTGCCTTCCCGGTTTTGAGTTCTTAAGCACTAACCAGAGCACACTTGGTTGCTGGAGAACATTGCCGGACAGCGGTTGTGCGAAGAATAGCAGCAGCTCCGATGAGGGGACGAGAGTGATGAGCACAATGGTAGAAGTGAAGAATACTACTTGGGCAGAGAATGCGTATGCTGTTCTACCAGAAACCGCAAGCATTGAAGATTGCAAGTTACATTGCCTCTCTGATTGTGCCTGCGAGATTTCTATGTTTAGTGACTCCTATTGCTCAAAACTGATGGTTCCAATTAGGTATGGCAGGAATTCTGGTTCCAACAGCACACTATTTGTGAAGGTCTACACCTACCATGCCATCCAAAAGAATAAAATTGCTGGAGCAGGTGCCATGTTTATCTCAGGTGTTTCCTTGGTCGTCCTCTCACTGGTTGTGCTCTCTGGATCTGTGCTTCTTATCTGCAGATATAAACCATCTTTGAGGTACATGAGGGCACCACAACTGGAGGATTACATGGTTGATGGGGACAGCGTTGGCCTGCAATCCTATTCTTTTGGGGACATAGATGTGGCCACGAATGGATTTTCCCAAGTGCTTGGTAGGGGTGCTTACGGTACAGTGTTCAAGGGTGTCCTGGCCAACATGAACAAGGAGATTGCAGTGAAGAGGCTCGAGAAGATGGCTGAAGATGAGCAGAGAGAATTTCATAGGGAGGTGCGTGCAATTGCAAGAACACACCACCGGAACCTGCTGCGCTTGCTTGGTTTCTGTATTGAGGGCACGTGCCGCCTGCTTGTGTACGAGTATATGCCGAACGGATCCCTTGCAAGCCTCCTTTTCAACTCAGATGCACCGCCTAGCTGGAGCAAGAGGGTTGCGATTGCACTAGATGTTGCAAGGGGGCTGCAGTACCTGCATGAAGAGATACAGAACCCGATAATCCACTGCGACATCAAGCCGGAAAACATACTCATCGACAGTTCAGGGATAGCCAAGATTGCTGACTTTGGGCTTGCAAAGCTACTGATTGGGAACCAGAGCAACACACTCACCGGCGTCCGAGGCATGAGAGGCTATCTCGCACAAGAATAG